Proteins from a single region of Sebastes umbrosus isolate fSebUmb1 chromosome 8, fSebUmb1.pri, whole genome shotgun sequence:
- the LOC119492843 gene encoding uncharacterized protein LOC119492843, with translation MSVQFSGWEVVDDGASFSGVELEPSQKPQNKGVYKMYHGTSVAIARLIIANGFQQSTRGMLGRGVYVSRNIKKAAHYPLNSSTTDRVVLQLHVRVGRVKRIDTDNHPMQFTWNMNGYDTAWVPPNIGLIAVRSGLEEDCVFDPKRVKVVGIAKAPDTTIQKELQQLITKTSKKHGQGGDGAADVCSLCKRKTQQGSSHIKQQCWECGQNICILMSKHFCPARP, from the coding sequence ATGTCAGTGCAGTTCTCTGGTTGGGAGGTGGTCGACGATGGTGCTTCTTTTTCTGGTGTGGAGCTGGAGCCGTCCCAGAAACCCCAAAACAAGGGCGTCTACAAAATGTACCATGGGACCAGCGTTGCCATCGCACGGCTCATCATTGCCAATGGCTTTCAGCAGTCAACACGTGGCATGCTGGGAAGAGGCGTGTATGTGAGTCGTAACATAAAAAAGGCAGCTCATTATCCATTGAATAGTAGCACTACAGACCGTGTGGTGCTTCAGTTACACGTGCGTGTTGGCCGTGTCAAGCGCATTGACACGGACAACCATCCCATGCAGTTCACCTGGAACATGAATGGCTACGACACTGCCTGGGTGCCCCCAAATATTGGCCTCATAGCTGTGCGCAGCGGCCTAGAGGAGGACTGTGTGTTTGACCCCAAAAGAGTGAAGGTGGTGGGCATCGCAAAGGCACCAGACACCACCATACAGAAAGAGCTTCAACAGCTTATAACgaaaacatccaaaaaacaCGGACAAGGAGGCGACGGTGCTGCTGATGTGTGTTCACTGTGTAAGAGGAAGACCCAGCAGGGTTCTTCACACATCAAGCAACAGTGCTGGGAGTGTGGGCAAAACATCTGCATTCTCATGTCCAAGCATTTCTGTCCAGCCAGACCTTGA